The window ATACCATGCATCGAGCTTTACCCGGTACTGGCAGCTAGTGTTGCTTCTGCCTGATACCTGCCACAGACCGGTGATGCCGGGTTTTGCACTGCATATTATCCGGATATTCTCCTTGATGTCGGATTTTTCCCTCGGGAGGTAGGGTCTCGGACCGACGAGACTCATCTCTCCCTTCAGCACATTGAAAATCTGGGGCAGCTCGTCAAGAGAACTTTTCCTTAGAAAACGGCCTATTCTTGTGATCCTGGGGTCTTCTTTCAGTTTCCAGCTCTTTTCGAATTCCTCGCGCAGGGCTTCATTGCTTTCGAGCATCTCGGTCAGCGTTATCTCGGCATCCTTCTGCATTGTCCTGAATTTATAGCATCTGAAGGGTTTGCCGTTTTTTCCTATCCTGTCGTGGGAAAAGATTGCAAACCCCGGGGTCTCAAGCCTGATGATCAGCCCGATGAAGCCGATAACGGGAAGGAGCACGGGCATCATGAGCGTGCTGACGGTGACATCGAAAAGTCTTTTGACAAACCTGTTCGCAAGCGATTTGAGGTTGTTCTTGATATTCATCAGGAATATTTCCTCGATGAAGAGGTGAAAAAGGTCTGTGTTCAGCAGCGCGATGCCTTTGAGGTCCGGTACGACCATGGTATTGGATGTGCTGTTCTGGACCTGCGCGGTAAGCGCAGACAGGCGCTCGGGAGTCAGTGACGGGATTGCGATTACGGCGGTCGTGATATCCAGCTCCTGTAAGAACCGCGTGAATTCATCCACCCTGCCGAATACCTTTCTGCCGTGTATCATCTGCCCTATTTTCCGTTCATCATCGTCAAGAAAGCCGACCACATCATATCCCATGTGCTTTTCCCTCATAAGCCCTTTTGATACCAGCCTTCCGGCATTGCCTGCCCCCAGTATCAGTATCCTCTCTCTCCATATGCCGAGCGCGTAAAGGAGCTTCTTCCCCCAGAGGCGGAAAACAGGGAACAGGAACACAGACAGGGCCCACATCCCCAGCAGCACAATACGTGACACGATGTCGCTCATTTTTCCCAGCGTCACGATAGCCATCAGCGCAAGGCTTGCAAGGGACACAGCCTTGACCAGATTCCGTGTCTCATCCCAGAAAGGGATTTTGCTGTCATAGAGGTTTTCATACAGGAGGAAAAAAATAAATATCACCGGCATCCACCACAATGAAGCAAAGTGGGAAAAGGAGAAAAAGAATACCGGCAAATCTGTTGGCAGGGAGGCGATAACCTCTGCCCTCAGCAGCCACGCCATGAACAGGGAGGTGTAAAAAGCTGCGAGATCGAAAAAGAGCAGGCAAAGTATCTGGACCAGTCTTCTCATGATTTTCCCCAGTTCCATCATCCTGCGATAAGTCCCATCCTGAATCCTGCATACTTGGTGATAAATTCCATGATGATGTATGGTATCCATGCATACTTTTTCCGGTCAATGATAAACTGCAACTGCTGCCTTGCAAACCGGATTCCTTCTCCTTCGGCGCGGGCATATCTGAGAATCCACCTGTTATGCCGCAGGGACGACCCGATATTGAAATAGCGGATAAACTGCTGAAGAAGCGAACAGTTATGTGAATGGATGACCGCAGCCTCAGGGACATACGCGATCCTGTAGCCGTTCACGATCAGTTTCGCGGCGATCAGCATATCCTCATTTGCCCTGACCCTGCCGGGAAACATGCCGGCCTTCAGGAACAGCTCCTTTTTGATCGACGAGCAGACATTGCTGAACAGAAACGTCCTGATCCCGAGCCTCTTTGTGTCGCTCAATCCCTTCACCATGCCTTTCTCCGGATAATTGAAATGTCGTGCGAAGACCTCCGGGGGCGGGGCGTCGGGTCTGGGCACATGCTTTCCGTATGTTGCGGCGATATCAGGCATTTGCAGGGGTTTGGTAAGCATTGCAAGAAGATTATTGTTCTCCGGCAGGGCGTCCTGCGTCATGAACACGAGGATATCGCCGCGGGCTTCCATGGCAGCCCTGTTTCGTGTCTGCCCATGGTTGAAGTCGTGCCTTGGAATCACGATTGTCCGTGCGCCGGATCTCTGCGCAATTGAGACAGTATTGTCCGTCGAAGAAGAATCAATAACGAGTATCTCTGAAGGCGGCATATCCTGTGAAAGAAGCGCGGACAGAAGCTGCCCGAGAGAAGCACCTGCTTCAAGCGTCGGTATAATAACGGAGATACTCATGCGGATGTATTTTATCACATGATTGTCAAACAGTTAATGTGCATGTGCCATTCACTGCCGGAAAATATATGACAGGCAGACTGCATCCTTATCGTGTGTGCACCGGCCAGTCATGCCAAAGAAGATTCCATGGAGAAAATTCCTTCAAAGTCCGTTCCTTATAGGGTACAATAGGAATGACCCAATGGAAAAGGAGAGCAAAAAACCGTTTGTGGAGATTTTTACTGACGGCGCCTGCAGCGGAAATCCCGGAATCGGAGGCTTCGGAATAATCCTGAGGTCAGGGGACCGGGAGAAGGAGATATCGGGATGCGATCCGCATACCACGAACAACCGCATGGAACTGACTGCGGTGATCAGGGCTCTTGAGGCGCTGAAGAAACCCTGCAGGGTCAGGGTGGTCAGCGATTCGAATTATGTTGTTCAGGGAATGACGGCCTGGGTCTTTTCCTGGATAAGGAACGGCTGGAAAAACAGCCAGAAGCATCAGGTGATCAACAGGGATCTCTGGGAGAGGCTCGTTGAACTTGCAGGGGTGCATGAGATCCAGTGGGAATGGATAAAGGGACATAATGCGCATACAGAAAACGAGCGATGCGATAAACTGGCCAGGCAAGCAATCAGGCAATGCAGGAAAAGAACGGTGCGGGATACTGCATGAACAAGATTGATATCAGAAACCTCTCGGGGATGTTTCTCATTGCTGCCCCGAGCCTCAGGGATCCTAATTTCGAGCACACCGTAGTGCTCATCTGCGACCATAATCAGGATGGTGCGTTCGGTCTGGTTGTCAACCGGTTGCTGCTGCACAGTTTTGCCCCCCTGAAAGCTGGTCTCGAGATAACCGAAAGCACCACTGACCTGCCGGTATTCTACGGCGGTCCTGTCAAACCGGAACAGGGGTATATTCTCTATCCTTCTCATGCAGATCTGTATTCCCCTTCTCTGAAGATCAGCGATGACCTGTCACTGACAACGTCACGGGATATCCTAGCAGATATCGCTATGGGAAAGTGGCCCCAAAAGTTCCTTTTTACCCTCGGGTTTTCGGGATGGGCGCCGGGACAACTCGAAGCAGAGATGATGACCGACAGCTGGCTGATCGCGCCTTCCCACAACGGCATCATCTTTGACATGCCGGTAAGTGAACGATGGAAGGCTGCCGCGCATCTCATCGGCGTCGATTTGACGAGGGTTTCCTCAAGGCAGGGAAGTGCATAGAGTTGACAATTTGCGGTGAATTCTATTATCTTACTAATCTTAAATATAATTTTGAGGAAGGTGACAGGATGAGGACTCTTTTTGCCAAAAAAGGCGAGGTGGAAAAAAGGTGGTATCTCATTGATGCAAGTGATGCCGTCCTTGGAAGGCTTGCCGTGAAGATCGCGCAGCATCTGACCGGTAAAAACAAGCCTGTCTATACTGCCAACGTTGATACAGGGGATTTTATTATTGTCATTAATGCAGACAAGGTAAAGCTCACAGGCAGGAAACTCGACGACAAGGTGTATTACAGTCATTCAGGGTATCCGGGTGGCCTTAAGGCAGAGACTGCCAGGGATCGGATGGCGCGGTATCCGGAAAAGATCATTACCGATGCCGTGTGGGGGATGATTCCGAAGGGAAGGCTCGGAAGGGCAATGATAAAGAAGCTGAAGGTCTACAGGGGACCGGAACATCCTCATGAGGCACAGAAGCCAGAAATATTGTCGGTTTAAAGGAGAGTTACATGGCTGAGATTCAGTACAACGCAACCGGGAGGAGAAAGACATCAGTGGCGAGAGTTACCATTTCCCAGGGAAATGGGCAGATAACCGTTAACAAGAAGCCTGCTGACAACTATTTCCCAAGGGAGACTTTACGGATGGTCATCCGGCAGCCCATCGAGCTTGCAGGGATAACCGGAAAATACAATATCAACGCGACGGTTACCGGCGGCGGACTCACGGGACAGGCGGGAGCACTCAGGCACGGAATCGCGCGGGCGATCATTGCAATGAACAGTGATCTGCGGGCCCGGCTGAAAAAAGAAGGGTTCCTGACGAGAGATCCGAGAGAGAAAGAGAGAAAGAAGTACGGGCAGAAAGGCGCCCGGAAGAGGTTCCAGTTCTCCAAGAGATAATAACCGGTCTTTGGTCAATCGTCTCCGTTCAGTCATACATGCTGCTACAAACTGGCGGCTATAGACCTTCAACTGTATAATATCGACGAATGGCAAAAGTTTTCATATGCGGCGGCAGTGGATATACCGGGGCTGAACTGCTCCGTATTCTTGCGAATCATCCCGGGGTGGAGATAACCGGAGCCACATCCGAACGATCCGCAGGAAAAACCGTCACCGAGCTTTTCCCCCACCTGCATCACTATTCTTCTCTCACCTATGAGCCTCTCCGTCCTGAAGATGTTCTTCAGAAGGCGGATATCTTTTTCATGGCCCTCCCGCACGGTGAATCACAGAGGGCGGTGGATTACTTTTTCAGGCATGGAAAGACAGTGATAGACCTGTCGGCTGATTACCGGCTCAGGGACGCAGGGACATATGCGCAATGGTACAGTGTGCCGCATAAATTTCCGGCAACCCTCAAGAAAGCGGTATACGGCCTGCCGGAGATCTACAGAAACAGGATAAGAAAGGCAAGGCTGATCGCAAACCCCGGCTGCTATCCTACAGGAGCACTGCTCGGTATGCTGCCGGCTCTCAGACACAGACTGATAGGTCTCTCCGGTATTGTCATTGACTCGAAGTCAGGTACGAGCGGCGCAGGCCGGAAGGCAGACCTTGCGCTGTCCTTTTGTGAGGTGAATGAGGGGTTCCGGGCATATGCGGTCGGTACGCACCGCCATACACCCGAAATCGAACAGGAAGTATCAGGACTGTCTGGAAGAGAGGTGACGGTGAATTTCACCCCGCATCTTTTGCCTGTTGACAGGGGAATACTTTCGACCATCTATGCCCCGCTTGCGAAAAAGGCCGATGCGGAGGAAATAGCAAAAATTTACAGGAAAACCTTTCTCCGTGAGCCGTTTGTCAGGGTTCTGCCGTATGGGGTGTATCCGAACATCACGCATGTCCGGGGGACGAACTTCTGTGAAGTGGGACTGAAACTGAATGAACGGACCGGCACGCTGATTATCGTTACCGCGATTGACAACCTTGTGAAAGGGGCTTCAGGTCAGGCAGTACATAATATGAACATCATGCTGGGTCTTGACGAAAAGACAGCCCTTAACGCCCCGGCGCTGCTTCCTTAGGGCGGGATCAGCGATATGATACCGCAGGGATTCCTTTTTTCTGCCGCAGAAGCCGCAATAAAAAAACCCGGAAGAAAAGACCTTGCCCTCATTTATTCAACGACCGAGGCCACGGTTGCAGGCAGGTTTACCACCAATAACGTAAAGGCTGCCCCCGTGAAGCTTGATATGAAGAATATTAAGGAAGGGAGGGGGCAGGCGATAATCGTCAACAGCGGGAATGCAAATGCCTGCACCGGACGAATGGGGATGGAAGATGCCCGGGAAATGGCCAGCCTGGTTGCCCGCAGGCTCAGGATGAAATCGTCCCGTATCTTTGTCTGCTCCACCGGCGTTATAGGTACCCCCATGCCGATGGAACGGATTCGTCCGGGCATCGATACTCTGGCGGAGAATCTCGGAAAAGCTTCTCTCGAGGATGTTGCCGGCGCAATCATGACAACGGACACCTTCCCGAAGATCGTTCTGAAGAAGGTGAAAATCGGAAAGAAGACCGGCAGGATAGCGGGAATCTGCAAGGGCGCAGGCATGATATCCCCGCACATGGCAACCATGCTCTGTTTTGTCATGACGGATATTGCCATCGACCGTCATGCGCTTGATAGCGCGCTTGGAGAAGCCGTGCGAAAGTCGTTTCACAGGATTACTATTGACGGCGATATGTCGACCAATGATACGGTTCTCGTCATGGCGAACGGCATACTTGGAAACGAAGAGATATCGCGCAACTCCCCACACTTTGCGGTGTTCCGGGACGCGCTCTCAGGGGTGACATACGAATTGTCGAAACTCATCGCGATGGATGGGGAAGGGGCGACGAAACTGGTTGAGATAGAGGTTGTCGGCGCCGGGAGCGAATCCGATGCCGGGAAAGCGGCGTTTGCAGTGGCAAATTCAAACCTTGTCAAGACGGCGCTTTACGGAAACGATGCGAACTGGGGCCGCATCATGGCTGCCCTTGGATATTCCGGCGCCAGGATGAAAGAAGAAAATGTGGATATCTATTTCGGCAGGGTGAAAATGGTCAGCAAAGGAATCATGACCGGCAGGGACAAGGAGGCAGGCGGTATCCTGCGGCAAAAACACGTAAAAATCATTATCAATCTCCGTATCGGGAAAGCTTCCGCTAAGGTTTTGACCTGCGATCTGACCGAGAAGTATGTCAGGGTAAACGCAGAATACAGGACCTGATTTCTTCTCCTTCAGTTTTCTGTTGACAAAACTTTTTCCGCAATGGTATTTCTATATACAGATGCCTCGTTATCTCCCCTAATACTGCTGTCCAATTCCCACGGACAGCAGTATTTAATTTTCAGGGTATTGCATGAAGTTCGTAGTTCCTTTCGCCCAGTCCGAGTCTCTCAAGTTCCTCTATCTGCAGCTGGTAGGGCCGTGCGCTGAGTTTGTAGAGAACGTCGTCGCCGGGGACGATCTTCCTTTCATCTGCTGCGGACTGCGGGAGCGGAGGGGCTTTCAGCAGCAGGTCAACGCTTGCCTGTTCTATCGAGACAATGTCGTCAGATACCAGTATCCCGAGGTCCTGTATGACAGGAACATCTGCCATGGGCATGCAATCGCATTCAGGCTGAATCTCGGTGAGAAAGTTGATGTAGACTACTTTCTTCGGCTTGAAGGTTCCCAACACCGCCTTCGCAGCCTCTGCAAGGGAGCGCATGAACCTCTCCGGGTCTCCGGGGAGGGAAAGGCCTGCTGACTGGCAGACCCTTTCGCACCTGCCGCA is drawn from Nitrospirota bacterium and contains these coding sequences:
- the wbaP gene encoding undecaprenyl-phosphate galactose phosphotransferase WbaP; this encodes MMELGKIMRRLVQILCLLFFDLAAFYTSLFMAWLLRAEVIASLPTDLPVFFFSFSHFASLWWMPVIFIFFLLYENLYDSKIPFWDETRNLVKAVSLASLALMAIVTLGKMSDIVSRIVLLGMWALSVFLFPVFRLWGKKLLYALGIWRERILILGAGNAGRLVSKGLMREKHMGYDVVGFLDDDERKIGQMIHGRKVFGRVDEFTRFLQELDITTAVIAIPSLTPERLSALTAQVQNSTSNTMVVPDLKGIALLNTDLFHLFIEEIFLMNIKNNLKSLANRFVKRLFDVTVSTLMMPVLLPVIGFIGLIIRLETPGFAIFSHDRIGKNGKPFRCYKFRTMQKDAEITLTEMLESNEALREEFEKSWKLKEDPRITRIGRFLRKSSLDELPQIFNVLKGEMSLVGPRPYLPREKSDIKENIRIICSAKPGITGLWQVSGRSNTSCQYRVKLDAWYVMNWSLWLDMVILFKTVRAVLKAEGAY
- a CDS encoding glycosyltransferase family A protein, producing MSISVIIPTLEAGASLGQLLSALLSQDMPPSEILVIDSSSTDNTVSIAQRSGARTIVIPRHDFNHGQTRNRAAMEARGDILVFMTQDALPENNNLLAMLTKPLQMPDIAATYGKHVPRPDAPPPEVFARHFNYPEKGMVKGLSDTKRLGIRTFLFSNVCSSIKKELFLKAGMFPGRVRANEDMLIAAKLIVNGYRIAYVPEAAVIHSHNCSLLQQFIRYFNIGSSLRHNRWILRYARAEGEGIRFARQQLQFIIDRKKYAWIPYIIMEFITKYAGFRMGLIAG
- the rnhA gene encoding ribonuclease HI; this encodes MEKESKKPFVEIFTDGACSGNPGIGGFGIILRSGDREKEISGCDPHTTNNRMELTAVIRALEALKKPCRVRVVSDSNYVVQGMTAWVFSWIRNGWKNSQKHQVINRDLWERLVELAGVHEIQWEWIKGHNAHTENERCDKLARQAIRQCRKRTVRDTA
- a CDS encoding YqgE/AlgH family protein; the encoded protein is MNKIDIRNLSGMFLIAAPSLRDPNFEHTVVLICDHNQDGAFGLVVNRLLLHSFAPLKAGLEITESTTDLPVFYGGPVKPEQGYILYPSHADLYSPSLKISDDLSLTTSRDILADIAMGKWPQKFLFTLGFSGWAPGQLEAEMMTDSWLIAPSHNGIIFDMPVSERWKAAAHLIGVDLTRVSSRQGSA
- the rplM gene encoding 50S ribosomal protein L13; its protein translation is MRTLFAKKGEVEKRWYLIDASDAVLGRLAVKIAQHLTGKNKPVYTANVDTGDFIIVINADKVKLTGRKLDDKVYYSHSGYPGGLKAETARDRMARYPEKIITDAVWGMIPKGRLGRAMIKKLKVYRGPEHPHEAQKPEILSV
- the rpsI gene encoding 30S ribosomal protein S9, whose amino-acid sequence is MAEIQYNATGRRKTSVARVTISQGNGQITVNKKPADNYFPRETLRMVIRQPIELAGITGKYNINATVTGGGLTGQAGALRHGIARAIIAMNSDLRARLKKEGFLTRDPREKERKKYGQKGARKRFQFSKR
- the argC gene encoding N-acetyl-gamma-glutamyl-phosphate reductase, with amino-acid sequence MAKVFICGGSGYTGAELLRILANHPGVEITGATSERSAGKTVTELFPHLHHYSSLTYEPLRPEDVLQKADIFFMALPHGESQRAVDYFFRHGKTVIDLSADYRLRDAGTYAQWYSVPHKFPATLKKAVYGLPEIYRNRIRKARLIANPGCYPTGALLGMLPALRHRLIGLSGIVIDSKSGTSGAGRKADLALSFCEVNEGFRAYAVGTHRHTPEIEQEVSGLSGREVTVNFTPHLLPVDRGILSTIYAPLAKKADAEEIAKIYRKTFLREPFVRVLPYGVYPNITHVRGTNFCEVGLKLNERTGTLIIVTAIDNLVKGASGQAVHNMNIMLGLDEKTALNAPALLP
- the argJ gene encoding bifunctional glutamate N-acetyltransferase/amino-acid acetyltransferase ArgJ → MIPQGFLFSAAEAAIKKPGRKDLALIYSTTEATVAGRFTTNNVKAAPVKLDMKNIKEGRGQAIIVNSGNANACTGRMGMEDAREMASLVARRLRMKSSRIFVCSTGVIGTPMPMERIRPGIDTLAENLGKASLEDVAGAIMTTDTFPKIVLKKVKIGKKTGRIAGICKGAGMISPHMATMLCFVMTDIAIDRHALDSALGEAVRKSFHRITIDGDMSTNDTVLVMANGILGNEEISRNSPHFAVFRDALSGVTYELSKLIAMDGEGATKLVEIEVVGAGSESDAGKAAFAVANSNLVKTALYGNDANWGRIMAALGYSGARMKEENVDIYFGRVKMVSKGIMTGRDKEAGGILRQKHVKIIINLRIGKASAKVLTCDLTEKYVRVNAEYRT